The following proteins come from a genomic window of Kitasatospora sp. NBC_01246:
- a CDS encoding cytochrome P450, which produces MLRQQPPLSYPFASLGLDLHPRYAELREQPLARIRLPYGDGAWLVTRYEDVRTVLADPRFSLAEAMGHDQPRMRPVARSGAGLFSTEPPEHTRLRSLVAKEFSARRVERLRVRARELADELVDGLLAAGAPADLVEDFAIPMPTTIICEVLGIPAEDHRMLWQWAETVLSAVTPGEVLAVEGQAFIEYMAGVLDLRGREPGEDLLTVLVRACREQGLISEDELLSIACDLLIAGFVSTTNQIGNFFHQLLVNPEELRRLRAKPELIPKAVEELMRYVPLLTGFSLPRYATADVELGGVTIRAGDAVMIATAAANRDPEVFEEPERLVLDRQGNPHIGFGHGVHYCIGAHLARLELQVAIETVLDRLPGLRLAVPEDELRWKADAMVNGLQALPIAW; this is translated from the coding sequence ATGCTCAGGCAGCAGCCGCCGCTGTCCTACCCGTTCGCGTCGCTCGGCCTCGACCTCCACCCCCGGTACGCCGAGCTGCGCGAGCAGCCGCTGGCCCGGATCCGGCTGCCCTACGGTGACGGCGCCTGGCTGGTCACCCGCTACGAGGACGTCCGGACGGTGCTGGCCGACCCGCGCTTCAGCCTCGCCGAGGCGATGGGCCACGACCAGCCCCGGATGCGTCCGGTCGCCCGCAGCGGCGCCGGGCTGTTCTCCACCGAGCCGCCGGAGCACACCCGGCTGCGCTCGCTGGTGGCCAAGGAGTTCAGCGCCCGACGGGTCGAGCGGCTGCGCGTCCGGGCCAGGGAGCTGGCCGACGAGCTGGTCGACGGCCTGCTCGCGGCGGGTGCGCCGGCCGACCTGGTCGAGGACTTCGCGATCCCGATGCCGACCACCATCATCTGCGAGGTCCTCGGCATCCCCGCCGAGGACCACCGGATGCTCTGGCAGTGGGCGGAGACGGTGCTCTCCGCCGTCACCCCCGGCGAGGTCCTCGCCGTCGAGGGCCAGGCGTTCATCGAGTACATGGCCGGCGTGCTGGACCTGCGCGGACGCGAACCCGGCGAGGACCTGCTGACCGTCCTGGTCCGGGCCTGCCGCGAGCAGGGGCTGATCAGCGAGGACGAGCTGCTCTCGATCGCCTGTGACCTGCTGATCGCCGGCTTCGTCTCCACCACCAACCAGATCGGCAACTTCTTCCACCAACTCCTTGTCAATCCGGAGGAGTTGCGCCGCCTTAGGGCGAAGCCCGAACTGATCCCGAAGGCCGTCGAGGAGCTGATGCGGTACGTGCCGCTGCTCACCGGCTTCAGCCTGCCGCGCTACGCCACGGCCGACGTCGAGCTGGGCGGGGTGACGATCCGGGCCGGTGACGCGGTGATGATCGCCACCGCCGCGGCCAACCGCGATCCGGAGGTCTTCGAGGAGCCGGAGCGCCTCGTGCTGGACCGCCAGGGCAATCCGCACATCGGCTTCGGCCACGGCGTGCACTACTGCATCGGCGCCCATCTGGCCCGGCTGGAGCTCCAGGTGGCGATCGAGACGGTGCTGGACCGCCTGCCCGGCCTGCGGCTGGCCGTCCCCGAGGACGAACTGCGCTGGAAGGCGGACGCGATGGTGAACGGACTGCAGGCGCTCCCGATCGCCTGGTGA
- a CDS encoding non-ribosomal peptide synthetase/type I polyketide synthase gives MTDSCLAAVPDPSDSPTASDTRYATAAATAASVPAAASGTTAVVPAPAGPADGPERIDGPERIAIIGIGCRFPGGASDHRSFWQNLVDGKDCITPTPRSRYDVATLGSRDKAKPGRLVGGRGGYIDGFDEFDPAFFGISGREADHMDPQQRKLLEVAWEALEDGGQKPGELAGRDVGVYVGAFTLDYKIVQFSDLSFETLAAHTATGTMMTMVSNRISHCFDFRGPSVSLDTACSSSLVAVHLAAQSLLRGETDLALAGGTLLHIAPQYTIAETKGGFLSPEGRSRTFDASADGYVRAEGVAVVALKRLSDAVRDGDPIHAVIIGSGVNQDGRTNGITVPNPDAQVSLIERVCAEAGITPGSLQYVEAHGTSTPVGDPIEANALARALAVGRRPGDRCYVGSVKTNIGHTESASGLAGLIKSALALKHRLIPPHINLERLNPAIDPATLPFEIPSEPTPWPDHRGPARAGVNSFGFGGTNAHVLLEAAPEPAPAEEPSEPPEGPAVLPLTVLPLTARDAAALPELAAGIQGELAGARGGAPARPADLGHTLAHRRQHLDSRLSVVYDSRESLDEALTAYLRGEPHPRVLTGQRREARHRRLAWVFTGMGPQWWGMGRRLFATEPVYREAVERCAEHLAELTGWSLTDELAADEAHSRMAETWLAQPANFAVQIGLAALWRSRGVRPDAVVGHSTGEVAAFHEAGVYDLADAVKVVVHRSRLQQRLAGTGGMLAVSLTEAEAVRRIRPYGDAVSVAAINSPTSLTLAGDETVLAELAAALTAEQVFARPLTVEVPYHSARMELIKDELLESLADLKARPAQVPLYLTGREGTAHGTELDAGYWWHNVRDSVRFQQAVQRLGDDGYSLFLEVGPHPVLGRSIQETLEARPGGADHPDVRTLPSIRRQEDERTTFTASLAALHNLGVEVDWSVLQPTGRPVPLPRYPFKRDRHWVEPRAVEQVRRGRQDHPLLGRRLAGGEPAWEARLDAEVLPYLEDHRIQGRVLFPAAGYLEMAVQAVRALTGGADAALAGIELRKALFLPDEESRAVQLTLSAENGSFTITTGTAVTTGSAGTDGDADGPGGAGPDRTVHAVGTVRPGQRRRPGHRLDAEPIRERAARHLAGPDCYRELAGLGYHYGPAFQGIDEVWIGPGEALAVVRPTAAIAGQGAGHQVHPVLMDAFFQTLLTPQLLVAAGPTGTGIKLPLAIDEVRLDPVGEQPLWVHATVTRDGGDELVGDIAVYDGSGTPLGGITGFRAADVEKASTAVGLATIDGWLVESSWSELPGASDAPDLLAEHPDHWLLFADAGGVAEELADRITGCGGSCHLVRPGSCYRTAADGRESTVDPGSAADLGRLLADRRAAGAADPAAVVHLWNLDRPALAGADHATVAGHTGAGAYSLVTLAALLSAELPDCRLHIVTRAAQATAPDEPVEPLGAPAWGIGRVLRHQELPGHPGKLIDLGPAGPAGAEAAALLREFALADEDEIALRGGRRLTNRLRPAEGLTGPLPPSLRADGSYLVTGAFGALGRLLCRTLVRRGARRLILVGRSPLPPRERWRGLDPESRAGRGVAFLRELESLGAQPVPVSLDITDERALADWLAEYRALESPPVRGVFHLAGQVRDTLVAELDREVFDAVHGPKVLGAFALHRQLAGEPLDHFVLFASIASLLTTAGQTNYAAGNAFLDALAHHRRALGLPALSLDWGPWATGMIEELGLVEHYRNSRGMSSLAPESGMAVLERVLGQDRAQLLVATVIDWPLFLSWYPAPPPLVAGLAAAARENAPAPRRSSLLEVLRAAGEEERRELLTERFVALAATVLGVPAEQIEPGTGLSGLGLDSLLAMELRARLNTELGTALPVVALLSNAPVTELVAQLYAGLAELIEDDGTGAGAAEVERYEDESQHPLTHNQKALWFLKQLNPDGFAYNIGGAVEVRVELEPELMAAAFRTMVGRHPSLRANFVLDGGHAVQRVRAEVEPDFGVFDVQGLEWAEVHDLIVREYRKPYDLERDPLVRFRLFKRGPEQWVIMKAVHHIISDAISTFTFIEELLAVYEGLRQGRAPELPPVTARYLDFLNRQNEFLAGREAPRMLDYWRSHLPAEVPILSLPTDKPRPAVQTHNGASEFFVLDERLSARVHALAREHNVTVFMVLLSAYYLLLHAYSGQDDIIVGSPVTGRTDEEFGSVYGYFVNPLPLHVSLAGAPTVAELLAQVRTTVLGGLDNQEYPFVLLVEKLGLQHDPSRSAVFQAMFILLHHKVATEKYGYHLEYIELPEEEGQFDLTLSAYEDEAERRFHCVFKYNTDLFLPETMARLAGHYTNLLEGLTGAGAEQPATGLELLGPVERARVIQRWSGAERRVAHEEPVHELILRAAAADPDARAVAAPAESGPTARLNYGELARRSRSAAARLRALGAGPGSVVALCLDKSPELVVALLAVLRTGAAYLPLDPGHPADRLAYMIEHAGAGLLVGDPERLGGLPVRIVAPAEFTGADEPGGTGTTGGSAGSAGSAGSEASGGSAGGFTDEPVDLDSPAYVIYTSGSTGRPKAVRVSHRNLASAYQAWRAEYRLDTDARVHLQMAGPSFDVFTGDYVRALCSGATLVLVGRELLFNTARLYEVMRTERVDAGEFVPAVVRTVIGHCERSGLRLDFMRLLVVGSDVWKVEEYERLRALCGPRTRLINSYGLTEATIDSAYFEGPADGLEPSRMVPIGRPFPNSAFYLLDEQGRPVPPGVPAELWIGGSGVALGYVGDEEQTARRFATLPLGGADGTEPVRLYRTGDLARWDADGGVHLLGRADSQIKVRGHRIELGEIETQLAEWPELAQAVVTVRPDRSGENVLCAYCVPAPGRTVDRRELRRHLAGYLPTFMIPTYFAELPALPLTANGKVDVAALPAPRAEAEDRAAEPPVTLYEVRMAEHWRALLGVEGLGLEHDFFECGGSSIKLIELIHGLQGEFNIRIPVSQLFKVTTLHGMARTLEHIITGRLEGAQPYLWFNQEQQQTIFCFPPAGGHGLVYRQFAAHLPEYRMVAFNYVAGDDKVTRYADLIDTIQPDGPCALLGYSLGGNLAFEVAKELERRGRAVPNVVIMDSHRIPEFFTLGDEHVQAFEQELAEHLQRHTGSEIVAQETREQARDYLQFCSRTPNLGVIAAPVSVISDDVKVALYAAGEHGAWHGSSATGTAVFRGFGTHAEMLGHEYIARNAGLAREILAGATADAS, from the coding sequence ATGACGGATTCATGCCTCGCCGCAGTTCCCGATCCCTCTGATTCCCCGACCGCCTCCGACACCCGCTACGCCACCGCCGCCGCTACCGCCGCCTCCGTGCCCGCCGCCGCTTCGGGCACGACCGCCGTCGTGCCCGCTCCCGCCGGGCCTGCCGACGGACCGGAGCGGATCGACGGACCGGAGCGGATCGCGATCATCGGGATCGGCTGCCGGTTCCCGGGCGGTGCCAGTGACCACCGGTCGTTCTGGCAGAACCTGGTCGACGGCAAGGACTGCATCACGCCGACGCCGCGCAGCCGGTACGACGTGGCCACCCTCGGCAGCCGGGACAAGGCCAAGCCAGGCCGACTGGTCGGCGGCCGGGGAGGCTACATCGACGGCTTCGACGAGTTCGACCCGGCGTTCTTCGGGATCAGCGGCCGGGAGGCCGACCACATGGACCCGCAGCAGCGGAAGCTGCTGGAGGTGGCCTGGGAGGCGCTGGAGGACGGCGGGCAGAAGCCGGGTGAGCTGGCGGGGCGTGACGTCGGGGTCTACGTCGGCGCGTTCACCCTGGACTACAAGATCGTCCAGTTCTCGGACCTCTCCTTCGAGACCCTGGCCGCGCACACCGCCACCGGCACCATGATGACGATGGTGTCGAACCGGATCTCGCACTGCTTCGACTTCCGGGGGCCCAGCGTCTCGCTGGACACCGCCTGCAGTTCCTCGCTGGTCGCCGTCCACCTCGCCGCCCAGAGCCTGCTGCGCGGCGAGACCGACCTCGCGCTGGCCGGCGGCACCCTGCTGCACATCGCGCCGCAGTACACCATCGCCGAGACCAAGGGCGGTTTCCTCTCGCCGGAGGGCCGCTCGCGCACCTTCGACGCCTCGGCGGACGGCTACGTCCGGGCCGAGGGAGTCGCGGTCGTCGCGCTCAAGCGGCTCTCCGACGCCGTGCGCGACGGCGACCCGATCCACGCCGTGATCATCGGCAGCGGGGTCAACCAGGACGGCCGCACCAACGGGATCACGGTGCCCAACCCGGACGCCCAGGTGAGCCTGATCGAGCGGGTCTGTGCCGAAGCCGGCATCACGCCCGGCAGCCTCCAGTACGTCGAGGCGCACGGCACCTCCACCCCGGTCGGCGACCCGATCGAGGCGAACGCCCTGGCGCGGGCGCTGGCGGTCGGCCGCCGCCCCGGCGACAGGTGCTACGTGGGCTCGGTCAAGACCAACATCGGGCACACCGAGTCCGCCTCGGGCCTGGCCGGGCTGATCAAGTCGGCGCTGGCGCTGAAGCACCGCCTGATCCCGCCGCACATCAACCTGGAGCGGCTCAACCCGGCGATCGACCCTGCCACCCTGCCGTTCGAGATCCCGTCCGAGCCGACCCCCTGGCCGGACCACCGGGGCCCGGCCAGGGCCGGGGTCAACTCCTTCGGCTTCGGCGGCACCAACGCCCACGTCCTGCTGGAGGCCGCTCCCGAGCCGGCACCGGCCGAGGAGCCGTCCGAGCCGCCGGAGGGCCCGGCCGTCCTCCCGCTCACCGTCCTGCCGCTCACCGCCCGCGACGCCGCCGCCCTGCCCGAGCTGGCCGCCGGTATCCAGGGCGAGCTGGCCGGTGCGCGCGGCGGCGCCCCCGCCCGACCGGCCGACCTCGGGCACACCCTGGCCCACCGCCGCCAGCACCTCGACTCCCGGCTCTCCGTGGTCTACGACTCGCGCGAATCGCTGGACGAGGCGCTCACCGCGTACCTGCGGGGCGAACCGCACCCCCGGGTGCTGACCGGCCAGCGGCGCGAGGCTCGGCACCGCCGGCTGGCCTGGGTCTTCACCGGCATGGGTCCGCAGTGGTGGGGGATGGGCCGCCGGCTCTTCGCGACCGAGCCGGTCTACCGCGAGGCCGTCGAGCGCTGCGCCGAGCACCTCGCCGAGCTCACCGGCTGGTCGCTGACCGACGAGCTGGCCGCCGACGAGGCGCACTCCCGGATGGCCGAGACCTGGCTCGCCCAGCCCGCCAACTTCGCCGTCCAGATCGGCCTCGCCGCGCTCTGGCGCAGCCGCGGGGTGCGTCCGGACGCCGTGGTCGGCCACAGCACCGGGGAGGTGGCCGCCTTCCACGAGGCCGGGGTCTACGACCTGGCCGACGCGGTCAAGGTGGTGGTGCACCGCAGCCGGCTCCAGCAGCGGCTGGCCGGTACCGGCGGCATGCTGGCGGTCTCCCTCACCGAGGCCGAGGCGGTCCGCCGGATCCGCCCGTACGGTGACGCGGTGTCGGTGGCCGCGATCAACAGTCCGACCTCGCTCACCCTCGCCGGGGACGAGACGGTGCTCGCCGAGCTGGCCGCCGCGCTCACCGCGGAGCAGGTCTTCGCCCGCCCGTTGACCGTCGAAGTGCCGTACCACAGCGCCCGGATGGAGTTGATCAAGGACGAGCTGCTGGAGTCGCTCGCCGACCTCAAGGCCCGCCCCGCCCAGGTGCCGCTCTACCTCACCGGCCGGGAGGGCACCGCGCACGGCACCGAGCTGGACGCCGGCTACTGGTGGCACAACGTCCGCGACAGTGTCCGCTTCCAGCAGGCCGTGCAGCGGCTCGGGGACGACGGGTACAGCCTCTTCCTGGAGGTCGGACCGCACCCGGTGCTGGGCCGCTCGATCCAGGAGACGCTGGAGGCCCGGCCCGGCGGCGCCGACCACCCCGACGTCCGGACGCTGCCCTCGATCCGCCGCCAGGAGGACGAGCGGACCACGTTCACCGCCTCGCTGGCCGCCCTGCACAACCTCGGGGTCGAGGTCGACTGGTCGGTGCTGCAGCCGACCGGGCGCCCGGTCCCGCTGCCGCGCTACCCGTTCAAGCGGGACCGGCACTGGGTCGAGCCCCGGGCGGTGGAGCAGGTCCGCCGGGGCCGGCAGGACCACCCGCTGCTCGGCCGCCGCCTCGCGGGGGGCGAGCCCGCCTGGGAGGCCCGGCTGGACGCCGAGGTGCTGCCGTACCTGGAGGACCACCGGATCCAGGGCCGGGTGCTCTTCCCTGCCGCGGGGTACCTGGAGATGGCCGTCCAGGCGGTCCGCGCGCTGACCGGCGGGGCGGACGCGGCGCTGGCCGGGATCGAGCTGCGCAAGGCGCTCTTCCTGCCCGACGAGGAGAGCCGCGCCGTCCAGCTCACCCTCTCCGCCGAGAACGGCTCGTTCACGATCACCACCGGCACGGCCGTCACCACCGGCTCGGCCGGGACGGACGGCGACGCCGACGGCCCCGGCGGGGCCGGGCCGGACCGCACCGTCCACGCCGTCGGCACCGTCCGCCCCGGCCAGCGCCGGCGGCCCGGCCACCGGCTGGACGCCGAGCCGATCCGTGAGCGCGCCGCCCGCCACCTGGCCGGCCCCGACTGCTACCGCGAGCTGGCCGGTCTCGGCTACCACTACGGGCCGGCCTTCCAGGGCATCGACGAGGTCTGGATCGGCCCCGGCGAGGCGCTGGCCGTCGTCCGGCCGACGGCGGCGATCGCAGGGCAGGGCGCCGGCCACCAGGTGCACCCGGTGCTGATGGACGCCTTCTTCCAGACCCTGCTGACCCCCCAGCTCCTGGTGGCGGCCGGTCCTACCGGCACCGGCATCAAGCTGCCGCTCGCCATCGACGAGGTCCGGCTGGACCCGGTCGGGGAGCAGCCGCTCTGGGTACACGCCACGGTGACCCGGGACGGCGGCGACGAGCTCGTCGGGGACATCGCCGTCTACGACGGGAGCGGCACCCCGCTCGGCGGGATCACCGGGTTCCGGGCCGCCGACGTGGAGAAGGCCTCCACCGCGGTCGGCCTCGCCACCATCGACGGCTGGCTGGTGGAGTCCTCGTGGTCGGAGCTGCCGGGCGCCTCGGACGCCCCCGACCTGCTGGCCGAGCACCCGGACCACTGGCTGCTGTTCGCCGATGCCGGCGGCGTCGCCGAGGAGCTGGCCGACCGGATCACCGGGTGCGGTGGCAGCTGCCACCTCGTCCGCCCGGGCAGCTGCTACCGGACCGCCGCGGACGGGCGGGAGTCCACCGTGGATCCCGGCTCCGCAGCGGACCTCGGCCGGCTGCTGGCCGACCGGCGGGCCGCCGGGGCCGCCGATCCGGCCGCCGTCGTCCACCTGTGGAACCTCGACCGGCCCGCGCTGGCGGGCGCCGACCACGCCACGGTGGCGGGTCACACCGGCGCCGGCGCCTACAGCCTGGTCACGCTGGCCGCCCTGCTCTCCGCCGAACTGCCCGACTGCAGACTGCACATCGTCACCCGGGCCGCCCAGGCCACCGCCCCCGACGAGCCGGTCGAGCCGCTCGGCGCGCCCGCCTGGGGGATCGGCCGGGTGCTGCGCCACCAGGAGCTGCCCGGCCACCCCGGCAAGCTGATCGACCTCGGTCCGGCCGGCCCGGCCGGAGCGGAGGCGGCCGCACTGCTGCGCGAGTTCGCGCTGGCCGACGAGGACGAGATCGCGCTGCGCGGCGGGCGCCGGCTGACCAACCGGCTGCGCCCCGCCGAAGGGCTGACCGGTCCGCTGCCGCCCAGCCTGCGCGCGGACGGCAGCTACCTGGTGACCGGAGCGTTCGGCGCCCTCGGCCGGCTGCTCTGCCGCACCCTGGTCCGTCGGGGCGCCCGCCGGCTGATCCTGGTCGGCCGCAGCCCGCTGCCCCCGCGCGAGCGGTGGCGCGGCCTCGACCCGGAGAGCCGGGCCGGTCGCGGTGTCGCCTTCCTGCGCGAGCTGGAGTCGCTCGGCGCCCAGCCCGTTCCGGTGTCGCTGGACATCACCGACGAACGCGCCCTCGCGGACTGGCTCGCGGAGTACCGGGCGCTGGAGTCGCCACCCGTCCGGGGCGTCTTCCACCTGGCCGGGCAGGTCCGCGACACCCTGGTGGCGGAGCTTGACCGCGAGGTGTTCGACGCCGTCCACGGCCCCAAGGTGCTGGGCGCCTTCGCCCTGCACCGGCAGCTGGCCGGCGAGCCGCTCGACCACTTCGTGCTGTTCGCCTCGATCGCCTCGTTGCTGACCACCGCCGGCCAGACCAACTACGCGGCCGGGAACGCCTTCCTGGACGCGCTGGCGCACCACCGCCGCGCCCTCGGCCTGCCCGCCCTCAGCCTGGACTGGGGCCCCTGGGCGACCGGCATGATCGAGGAGCTCGGCCTGGTCGAGCACTACCGCAACAGCCGCGGCATGAGCTCCCTCGCGCCCGAGAGCGGGATGGCCGTGCTGGAGCGGGTACTGGGCCAGGACCGCGCCCAGTTGCTGGTCGCCACCGTGATCGACTGGCCGCTCTTCCTGTCCTGGTACCCGGCCCCGCCGCCGCTGGTCGCCGGTCTGGCCGCCGCAGCCCGGGAGAACGCGCCGGCGCCGCGGCGGAGCAGCCTGCTGGAGGTGCTGCGGGCGGCAGGCGAGGAGGAGCGCCGGGAGCTGCTCACCGAGCGCTTCGTCGCGCTCGCCGCGACCGTGCTCGGGGTGCCGGCGGAGCAGATCGAGCCCGGTACCGGCCTGAGCGGGCTCGGACTGGACTCGCTGCTCGCGATGGAGCTGCGGGCCCGGCTCAACACCGAGCTGGGCACCGCCCTCCCGGTGGTGGCGCTGCTCTCCAACGCCCCGGTGACCGAGCTGGTCGCCCAGCTGTACGCCGGTCTGGCCGAGCTGATCGAGGACGACGGCACCGGCGCCGGCGCGGCCGAGGTCGAGCGGTACGAGGACGAGTCGCAGCACCCGCTGACGCATAACCAGAAGGCGCTCTGGTTCCTCAAGCAGCTCAACCCGGACGGCTTCGCCTACAACATCGGCGGCGCGGTCGAGGTCCGGGTGGAGCTGGAGCCGGAGCTGATGGCCGCCGCCTTCCGGACGATGGTCGGGCGCCACCCCAGCCTGCGGGCCAACTTCGTGCTGGACGGCGGCCACGCCGTGCAGCGGGTCCGCGCAGAGGTCGAGCCGGACTTCGGGGTCTTCGACGTCCAGGGGCTGGAGTGGGCGGAGGTCCACGACCTGATCGTCCGCGAGTACCGCAAGCCGTACGACCTGGAGCGCGATCCGCTGGTGCGGTTCCGGCTGTTCAAGCGCGGGCCGGAGCAGTGGGTGATCATGAAGGCCGTCCACCACATCATCTCGGACGCGATCTCCACCTTCACCTTCATCGAGGAACTGCTCGCCGTCTACGAGGGGCTGCGGCAGGGCCGGGCGCCGGAACTGCCCCCGGTCACCGCCCGCTACCTGGACTTCCTCAACCGGCAGAACGAGTTCCTGGCCGGCCGCGAGGCGCCGCGGATGCTCGACTACTGGCGCTCGCACCTGCCCGCCGAGGTGCCGATCCTCAGCCTGCCCACCGACAAGCCGCGCCCGGCGGTGCAGACGCACAACGGCGCCTCCGAGTTCTTCGTGCTGGACGAGCGGCTCAGCGCCCGGGTGCACGCGCTGGCCCGGGAGCACAACGTCACCGTCTTCATGGTGCTGCTCAGCGCCTACTACCTGCTGCTGCACGCCTATTCGGGCCAGGACGACATCATCGTCGGCAGCCCGGTGACCGGCCGCACGGACGAGGAGTTCGGCTCGGTCTACGGCTACTTCGTCAATCCGCTGCCGTTGCACGTCTCGCTGGCCGGGGCGCCGACCGTGGCGGAGCTGCTGGCCCAGGTGCGCACCACCGTGCTGGGCGGGCTGGACAACCAGGAGTACCCGTTCGTGCTGCTGGTGGAGAAGCTCGGACTGCAGCACGACCCGAGCCGCTCGGCCGTCTTCCAGGCGATGTTCATCCTGCTGCACCACAAGGTGGCCACCGAGAAGTACGGCTATCACCTGGAGTACATCGAACTCCCGGAGGAGGAAGGGCAGTTCGACCTCACACTGTCCGCCTACGAGGACGAGGCGGAGCGTCGCTTCCACTGCGTCTTCAAGTACAACACCGACCTCTTCCTGCCGGAGACGATGGCCCGCCTCGCCGGGCACTACACCAACCTGCTGGAGGGGCTGACCGGGGCCGGCGCCGAGCAGCCGGCCACCGGGCTGGAGCTGCTCGGTCCGGTGGAGCGGGCCCGGGTGATCCAGCGGTGGAGCGGTGCCGAGCGGCGGGTGGCCCACGAGGAGCCGGTGCACGAGCTGATCCTCCGGGCGGCCGCCGCCGATCCGGACGCCCGGGCGGTGGCCGCTCCGGCGGAGTCCGGCCCGACCGCCCGGCTGAACTACGGCGAGCTGGCGCGCCGCTCCCGGAGCGCGGCGGCCCGGCTGAGGGCCCTCGGCGCCGGGCCGGGCTCGGTGGTGGCGCTCTGCCTGGACAAGTCGCCGGAGCTGGTCGTCGCCCTGCTGGCCGTGCTCCGCACCGGGGCGGCCTACCTCCCGCTGGATCCGGGGCACCCGGCCGACCGGCTGGCTTACATGATCGAGCACGCCGGCGCCGGGCTGCTGGTCGGTGACCCGGAGCGGCTCGGCGGGCTGCCGGTCCGGATCGTCGCACCGGCGGAGTTCACCGGAGCGGACGAGCCCGGCGGGACCGGCACCACCGGCGGGTCCGCGGGGTCCGCGGGGTCCGCGGGGTCCGAGGCGTCCGGGGGCTCCGCCGGCGGGTTCACCGACGAGCCGGTGGACCTCGACAGCCCCGCGTACGTCATCTACACCTCCGGCTCCACCGGCCGGCCCAAGGCCGTCCGGGTCTCGCACCGCAACCTCGCCTCGGCCTACCAGGCCTGGCGCGCCGAGTACCGGCTGGACACCGACGCCAGGGTCCACCTCCAGATGGCCGGCCCGTCCTTCGACGTCTTCACCGGCGACTACGTCCGCGCGCTCTGCTCGGGGGCCACCCTGGTGCTGGTCGGCCGGGAACTGCTGTTCAACACCGCGCGGCTCTACGAGGTGATGCGGACCGAGCGGGTGGACGCCGGGGAGTTCGTGCCCGCGGTGGTCCGGACCGTGATCGGCCACTGCGAGCGGTCCGGCCTGCGGCTGGACTTCATGCGGCTGCTGGTGGTCGGCTCGGACGTCTGGAAGGTCGAGGAGTACGAGCGGCTGCGCGCGCTGTGCGGCCCGCGGACCCGCCTGATCAACTCCTACGGCCTCACCGAGGCCACCATCGACAGCGCCTACTTCGAGGGCCCGGCGGACGGTCTGGAGCCCAGCCGGATGGTCCCGATCGGGCGGCCGTTCCCGAACAGCGCCTTCTACCTGCTGGACGAGCAGGGCCGGCCCGTCCCGCCGGGTGTGCCGGCGGAGCTGTGGATCGGGGGCTCCGGAGTGGCCCTCGGCTACGTCGGCGACGAGGAGCAGACCGCGCGCCGCTTCGCCACCCTGCCGCTCGGCGGGGCCGACGGTACCGAGCCGGTCCGGCTCTACCGTACCGGCGACCTCGCCCGCTGGGACGCCGACGGCGGGGTGCACCTGCTCGGCCGGGCCGACTCGCAGATCAAGGTGCGCGGTCACCGGATCGAGCTGGGCGAGATCGAGACCCAGCTCGCCGAGTGGCCCGAGCTGGCCCAGGCGGTGGTGACCGTCCGGCCGGACCGCAGCGGCGAGAACGTGCTCTGCGCCTACTGCGTCCCCGCCCCCGGGCGGACGGTCGACCGCCGGGAGCTCCGTCGCCACCTGGCGGGCTACCTGCCGACCTTCATGATCCCGACGTACTTCGCCGAGCTGCCCGCGCTGCCGCTCACCGCCAACGGCAAGGTGGACGTCGCCGCCCTGCCCGCGCCCCGGGCGGAGGCCGAGGACCGGGCCGCCGAACCGCCGGTCACCCTCTACGAGGTCCGGATGGCCGAGCACTGGCGGGCGTTGCTCGGCGTCGAGGGGCTCGGCCTGGAGCACGACTTCTTCGAGTGCGGGGGCAGTTCGATCAAGCTGATCGAGCTGATCCACGGGCTGCAGGGCGAGTTCAACATCAGGATCCCGGTCAGCCAGCTGTTCAAGGTCACCACCCTGCACGGGATGGCCAGGACGCTGGAGCACATCATCACCGGCCGGCTGGAGGGCGCCCAGCCCTACCTCTGGTTCAACCAGGAGCAGCAGCAGACCATCTTCTGCTTCCCGCCGGCCGGTGGCCACGGCCTGGTCTACCGGCAGTTCGCGGCGCACCTGCCGGAGTACCGGATGGTCGCGTTCAACTACGTCGCGGGGGACGACAAGGTCACCCGCTACGCCGATCTGATCGACACCATCCAGCCGGACGGGCCGTGCGCGCTGCTCGGCTACTCGCTCGGCGGGAACCTCGCCTTCGAGGTCGCCAAGGAGCTGGAGCGGCGCGGCCGGGCGGTGCCCAATGTGGTGATCATGGACTCGCACCGGATCCCGGAGTTCTTCACCCTCGGCGACGAGCACGTCCAGGCCTTCGAGCAGGAGCTGGCCGAGCACCTGCAGCGGCACACCGGTTCGGAGATCGTCGCCCAGGAGACCCGCGAACAGGCCAGGGACTACCTGCAGTTCTGCAGCCGTACGCCCAACCTGGGGGTGATCGCCGCACCGGTCAGCGTGATCTCCGACGACGTGAAGGTGGCCCTCTACGCGGCCGGCGAGCACGGTGCCTGGCACGGCAGTTCGGCCACCGGTACGGCGGTGTTCCGCGGCTTCGGTACCCACGCCGAGATGCTCGGCCACGAGTACATCGCGCGCAACGCCGGGCTGGCCAGGGAGATCCTCGCCGGGGCCACCGCCGATGCGTCCTGA